A window of Mucilaginibacter paludis DSM 18603 contains these coding sequences:
- a CDS encoding DNA polymerase/3'-5' exonuclease PolX, with product MENKPIARTLRLLAQLMELHEVNPFKIKSIANAAFKVDKLPFAIASKPLDELEKIDGIGKSLAAKIAELLTTGTMIELDELLAATPPGVVEMMGIKGIGPKKIAVIWHDLNIETVGELFYACNENRLIEAKGFGLKTQEEIRKAIEFRMASNGKFLYSQVEPLVAGLQEQLQKILPDAAMMVCGQYRRRCEIVTELCLVIGSGDPQEDIGVLQQENPIQNIRVEQNTMSGETENGLLISIVLTDTADFYKEVFIQTGNQEHVDAVLKRIHDTDFQPETEEEIYQEAGLPYIEPELREGAAIIKKATEAELPTLIVYDDLLGTLHNHSIWSDGVNTLEEMALYCRDTLQLQYLGICDHSKSAFYAKGLSIERVLQQHEEIDHINKKTPGFHIFKGIESDILSDGSLDYPDEILQRFDFIVASVHSNLKMAEEKATARLIKAIENPYTTILGHPTGRLLLSRNGYSIDYKKVIDACAANGVVIEINANPLRLDLDWRWHQYALDQGVWLSVNPDAHRNEGFLDMHYGILAARKGGLYKERCLNALSLTEIEQRFASRKANASTISNK from the coding sequence ATGGAAAATAAACCTATAGCCCGTACCCTGCGTTTGCTCGCCCAACTGATGGAACTGCACGAGGTAAACCCTTTTAAAATCAAATCGATAGCTAATGCCGCTTTTAAGGTAGATAAATTGCCCTTCGCCATTGCCTCCAAACCGCTTGATGAGTTGGAGAAAATTGATGGCATTGGCAAAAGCTTAGCCGCCAAAATTGCCGAGCTGCTCACAACCGGTACCATGATAGAGCTGGACGAGCTACTGGCGGCCACGCCGCCTGGCGTGGTGGAGATGATGGGCATTAAGGGCATCGGCCCCAAAAAGATAGCCGTAATTTGGCACGACCTCAATATCGAGACCGTTGGCGAACTGTTTTATGCCTGTAACGAGAACCGCCTCATCGAGGCCAAGGGCTTCGGTTTAAAAACACAGGAAGAGATCCGGAAGGCCATTGAGTTTAGGATGGCCAGCAACGGCAAGTTCCTGTACTCGCAGGTGGAGCCGTTGGTGGCGGGTTTGCAGGAGCAGTTGCAAAAAATATTGCCCGATGCCGCCATGATGGTGTGTGGCCAGTACCGCAGGCGCTGCGAGATTGTTACCGAGCTTTGCCTGGTGATAGGCAGCGGCGATCCGCAGGAAGACATTGGTGTGTTACAGCAAGAAAACCCCATCCAAAATATCCGCGTGGAGCAAAACACCATGAGCGGCGAAACCGAAAACGGCTTGCTGATCAGCATCGTGCTAACCGATACGGCTGATTTTTATAAAGAAGTATTTATCCAAACCGGGAACCAAGAGCATGTTGATGCCGTATTAAAGCGCATCCATGATACTGATTTTCAGCCCGAAACCGAGGAAGAGATTTACCAGGAGGCGGGCTTGCCTTACATAGAGCCCGAACTGCGCGAAGGGGCCGCCATTATTAAAAAAGCTACCGAGGCTGAATTACCCACGCTGATTGTTTATGACGACCTGCTGGGCACCCTGCACAACCACAGCATCTGGAGCGACGGCGTAAACACGCTGGAAGAAATGGCCCTGTACTGCCGCGATACCCTGCAACTACAGTACCTGGGCATTTGCGACCACAGCAAGAGCGCCTTTTACGCCAAGGGCCTGAGCATTGAAAGGGTATTGCAGCAGCACGAGGAGATTGACCACATCAACAAAAAAACACCGGGCTTCCATATTTTTAAGGGCATAGAATCGGACATATTGAGCGATGGATCGCTGGATTACCCCGACGAGATTTTGCAGCGTTTTGATTTTATTGTTGCATCGGTACACTCCAACCTTAAAATGGCCGAAGAAAAGGCTACCGCCCGCCTGATTAAGGCCATCGAGAACCCTTACACCACCATTTTGGGCCACCCCACCGGTCGTTTATTGCTAAGCCGCAACGGCTACAGTATTGATTATAAAAAGGTGATTGACGCCTGCGCGGCCAACGGCGTGGTAATTGAAATTAATGCCAACCCGCTGCGGCTCGATCTGGACTGGCGCTGGCACCAATACGCTTTAGACCAAGGCGTATGGCTATCCGTTAACCCCGATGCGCACCGTAACGAGGGCTTTTTGGATATGCACTACGGTATTTTAGCGGCCCGCAAAGGCGGCTTGTATAAAGAGCGCTGCCTAAATGCGCTTAGCCTAACCGAGATAGAACAACGCTTTGCATCGCGTAAAGCAAACGCATCCACCATCAGCAACAAATAA
- a CDS encoding glycosyltransferase family 9 protein: MDKGLKILVIRFSSMGDIIYTTPIVRCLKQQLPGAQIHFLTKPAFKYIYDNNPYVDELHLLKGSLSDTIDEIRAGQFDYIIDLHNNLRTALIKLKTGIKSSTYKKQTVRKWLSLKLRLKLVPPTHLVERYMQTVSFLGVKNDGLPIDYYIKANHTLQQLLPPSHQQNYVAFIIGATHFTKRMPNSKIISICRQINHPVVLLGGNDVKANADEIEAALGPQVYNACGKTSLDESVFLVSKAKKVIGFDTGLTHIAEAFNVPIASIWGGTVPELLGVQPYQVKDAQVIGVELPCRPCSKFGLEKCPLGHFKCMNEIPEQEVATFANNL, translated from the coding sequence TTGGATAAAGGCTTAAAAATTCTGGTTATCCGCTTTAGCTCCATGGGCGATATTATTTATACCACCCCCATAGTGCGTTGCCTTAAACAGCAGCTGCCCGGCGCTCAAATTCACTTTTTAACCAAACCGGCGTTTAAATATATTTACGATAATAACCCCTATGTTGATGAGCTGCATTTGCTGAAGGGCAGCCTATCCGACACCATTGACGAGATCCGCGCCGGGCAGTTCGATTATATTATTGATCTGCATAACAACCTGCGTACGGCCCTCATCAAGTTAAAAACGGGCATCAAATCATCAACCTATAAAAAGCAAACCGTACGCAAATGGCTATCGTTAAAGTTGCGCCTAAAACTGGTGCCGCCAACGCACCTGGTGGAGCGCTATATGCAAACCGTTAGCTTTTTGGGCGTAAAAAACGATGGTCTGCCTATCGATTATTATATTAAGGCCAACCATACTTTGCAGCAGCTGCTCCCGCCATCGCACCAGCAAAACTACGTGGCCTTTATTATAGGCGCCACACATTTCACCAAGCGCATGCCCAACAGCAAAATCATCAGCATTTGCAGGCAAATCAACCATCCGGTGGTATTACTGGGCGGTAACGATGTAAAGGCTAATGCCGACGAAATTGAAGCCGCCCTGGGACCGCAGGTGTACAACGCCTGCGGCAAAACCAGCTTAGACGAATCGGTATTCCTGGTATCAAAAGCAAAAAAAGTAATTGGCTTTGATACCGGCCTAACCCACATAGCCGAGGCATTTAACGTGCCCATAGCCTCTATCTGGGGCGGCACCGTGCCTGAGCTTTTAGGTGTGCAACCCTACCAGGTAAAGGATGCGCAGGTAATTGGCGTTGAACTGCCCTGCCGCCCCTGCTCCAAATTCGGACTCGAAAAGTGTCCTTTGGGTCATTTTAAATGTATGAATGAAATACCAGAGCAAGAAGTTGCTACTTTTGCAAATAATTTGTAA
- a CDS encoding porin family protein, protein MRKLCFSSVFIIFSFAIASAQKLQYGLKGGLGFASQSITNPDILSTNSLTTFGLSVTVDYPLKHEFYVQAGAGILGKGVKEYQNAQTNTITLTYLDVPLNLLRKFNLPTLGKIYVGAGPYLSVGLSGNNQIEGVNTTTGTAVRFGNSEDFKKLDYGANFTTGLELNNHLTFNMRYSLGLNNVASQFPIDPNTTSIKNRIFMIGLGFWL, encoded by the coding sequence ATGAGGAAGCTGTGCTTTTCATCGGTATTTATTATTTTTAGTTTTGCGATAGCATCGGCCCAAAAACTGCAATACGGGTTAAAAGGGGGTTTAGGTTTCGCATCGCAAAGCATCACCAACCCCGATATCCTTTCTACCAATTCATTAACCACGTTTGGCCTGTCGGTCACGGTTGATTATCCCTTAAAACACGAATTTTATGTGCAGGCCGGCGCAGGTATATTGGGCAAAGGCGTAAAAGAATATCAAAATGCGCAAACCAATACCATCACGCTAACCTATCTGGATGTACCCCTAAACCTGCTGCGTAAGTTTAACCTGCCTACGCTGGGTAAAATATATGTGGGCGCAGGCCCGTATCTGTCGGTGGGCTTAAGCGGCAATAATCAAATTGAGGGTGTAAATACCACCACAGGCACAGCCGTAAGGTTTGGCAATTCGGAAGACTTTAAAAAATTAGACTACGGCGCCAACTTTACAACAGGCCTGGAGCTTAACAACCACTTAACGTTTAACATGCGGTATAGCCTTGGGCTAAACAACGTTGCATCCCAATTTCCTATCGACCCTAATACTACCAGCATCAAAAACCGTATCTTTATGATAGGCTTAGGGTTTTGGCTCTGA
- a CDS encoding SixA phosphatase family protein codes for MKKLMIVRHAKSDWDNAGISDFDRPLNHRGFKSASEMAQRLHKKGIVPQYLLSSPALRARTTASIFAETLNLAGPSYNQSIYEANYPALLHIINNLPDAYQFVALFGHNPGLSDLLYNLTGQIYDMPTCAIAVVDFDIDSWKEVSGGTGNISYYDYPKNGD; via the coding sequence ATGAAAAAATTAATGATAGTAAGGCATGCCAAGTCCGACTGGGATAACGCCGGCATAAGCGACTTTGACCGCCCGCTAAACCACCGTGGCTTTAAAAGCGCCTCCGAAATGGCCCAACGCTTACACAAAAAAGGCATCGTACCGCAATACCTGCTCAGCAGCCCCGCGCTGCGGGCCAGAACAACGGCCAGCATTTTTGCCGAAACGCTCAACCTTGCCGGTCCGTCGTACAACCAATCCATTTACGAAGCCAACTACCCGGCGCTGCTCCACATTATCAACAACCTGCCCGATGCTTACCAGTTTGTAGCCCTGTTTGGCCACAACCCCGGCCTGAGCGATTTGCTTTACAACCTTACCGGCCAGATATACGATATGCCCACCTGCGCCATAGCCGTAGTTGATTTTGATATCGACAGCTGGAAAGAAGTGAGTGGTGGCACAGGTAATATATCGTACTATGATTACCCGAAGAATGGGGATTGA
- the dprA gene encoding DNA-processing protein DprA: MSTLHQIALTFTKNVGDHLAKVLVSYCGSAEAVFEASPEKLLHIPGIGPSFIKGLDFTEPLKRAQKELEFIERNDIKVLFYGDAAYPKRLKNCSDSPALLYYKGNADLNQARVVNVVGTRQATDYGKQLCHDLIEDLKPYGVLVASGLAYGIDIAAHKECLAMDMPTVGVFAHGLDRIYPAQHRLVADKMLNKGGWLTEFPSDTIPDRENFPKRNRIVAGMADATIVVEAGIKGGALITAEIANSYNRDVFAFPGRVTDEYSTGCNFLIRNHKAALLTSGADLAFVLGWEKTGGEVKPQAQLMLPIDLSPNESLIFETIRQNAGQLGIDDLAIKTNLPLSQLAMNLLNLEMQGFVNSLPGKTYRVN, translated from the coding sequence ATGTCGACACTCCACCAGATTGCCTTAACTTTTACCAAAAACGTGGGCGACCATTTAGCTAAAGTTTTAGTGAGTTATTGCGGCAGCGCCGAAGCGGTTTTTGAGGCTTCGCCCGAAAAGTTGTTGCACATACCCGGCATTGGCCCCAGCTTTATTAAAGGGCTTGATTTTACCGAACCTCTTAAACGGGCCCAAAAGGAGCTGGAGTTTATTGAGCGGAACGATATTAAAGTGCTTTTTTATGGGGATGCTGCTTACCCCAAAAGGTTGAAAAACTGTAGCGACTCGCCTGCTTTACTTTATTATAAGGGTAATGCCGATTTAAACCAGGCCCGGGTGGTGAACGTGGTGGGTACCCGCCAGGCCACCGACTACGGCAAGCAGCTTTGCCACGATTTGATTGAGGATTTAAAGCCTTACGGCGTGCTGGTTGCCAGCGGACTGGCCTATGGTATTGATATTGCTGCTCATAAAGAGTGCCTGGCCATGGATATGCCCACCGTGGGTGTTTTTGCGCACGGCCTGGATAGGATTTACCCGGCCCAGCACCGCCTGGTGGCCGATAAGATGCTGAACAAGGGCGGCTGGCTAACCGAATTTCCGTCGGACACGATACCCGACAGGGAAAACTTTCCGAAGCGGAACCGCATTGTTGCCGGCATGGCCGATGCCACTATTGTTGTTGAGGCGGGCATTAAGGGTGGCGCGCTGATTACGGCCGAGATCGCCAATTCGTACAACCGCGATGTTTTTGCCTTCCCCGGCAGGGTTACCGATGAATATTCAACGGGCTGCAACTTTTTAATCCGCAATCATAAAGCGGCCCTGCTGACATCGGGCGCCGACCTGGCTTTTGTTTTGGGCTGGGAGAAAACCGGCGGCGAGGTAAAGCCGCAGGCCCAGCTGATGCTGCCGATTGACCTATCGCCCAACGAAAGTTTAATTTTCGAAACCATCCGCCAAAATGCCGGTCAGTTAGGTATTGACGATCTGGCGATAAAAACCAACCTGCCGCTAAGCCAACTGGCCATGAACTTGTTGAACCTGGAGATGCAGGGCTTTGTGAATTCGTTGCCGGGGAAAACGTACCGGGTTAATTAG
- a CDS encoding energy transducer TonB, whose product MIKLKKSAKNIRLWPFWLVLLYSLPISSLANTVNNRGFNGDTTHDEIFMLAEQPPTFPGGNEELNKFLSNNLKYPELAVKNNIKGRVYAQFVVEKDGSLSNFKAVNDPGSGLAEEALRVLKLSPKWNAGMQNGKVVRVQYTVPVRFALNNPPPAKEGPAPQDTLNNEVIFTAVQVNPSFPGGEEAFGKFLRENIRYPSKAKINNTTGRTFTQFVVEPDGSLTNFKTLRDPGNGLGEEALRVLKLCPKWIPGTQNGKAVRVLYTVPINFSLAR is encoded by the coding sequence ATGATCAAACTAAAAAAATCAGCAAAAAACATCAGGCTATGGCCTTTTTGGCTTGTGTTACTCTACAGTCTGCCTATATCAAGCCTTGCCAATACCGTTAACAACCGCGGATTTAACGGCGATACCACACACGATGAAATTTTTATGCTGGCCGAGCAGCCGCCAACTTTTCCGGGTGGCAACGAAGAATTAAATAAATTTTTAAGCAACAATCTTAAATATCCCGAATTAGCCGTAAAAAACAATATTAAGGGCCGTGTATATGCACAATTTGTGGTAGAAAAAGACGGCAGCCTTTCCAACTTTAAGGCAGTAAACGATCCCGGTAGCGGCCTGGCCGAAGAGGCTTTAAGGGTATTAAAACTATCGCCAAAATGGAATGCCGGCATGCAAAACGGAAAAGTGGTAAGGGTACAATATACCGTACCGGTACGCTTCGCGTTAAATAATCCGCCGCCTGCCAAAGAGGGTCCTGCACCACAAGATACGTTAAACAACGAGGTAATATTTACCGCTGTACAAGTTAATCCCAGTTTTCCGGGCGGCGAAGAGGCCTTCGGCAAATTTTTACGTGAAAATATACGCTATCCAAGCAAAGCGAAAATAAACAACACTACCGGCCGGACATTTACACAATTTGTAGTAGAGCCGGATGGCAGCCTAACCAATTTTAAAACATTACGCGACCCCGGAAACGGCCTGGGCGAGGAAGCCTTAAGGGTATTGAAATTATGCCCAAAATGGATTCCGGGTACGCAAAATGGCAAAGCGGTGAGGGTACTATATACGGTACCTATCAATTTTTCTTTAGCCAGATAA
- the ispE gene encoding 4-(cytidine 5'-diphospho)-2-C-methyl-D-erythritol kinase has protein sequence MINFPIAKINIGLNITARRPDGYHNLETVFYPVKINDVLEVIQSDELSFQASGLGIPGRVEDNLCIKAYHLIKHDHHLPPISIHLHKHIPIGAGLGGGSADAGYFIKLINQTFNLGLSADAMMDYARLLGADCAFFIQSTPVFAFGKGDQFEPVTLNLSNYYIALVMPPTHVSTAEAYRGVKPTPVKQSLKQLVELPLAEWRNHIKNDFEESIFTNHPEIRGVKAALYQSGALYASMSGSGASVFGIFEKKPDLDFLKEDNQVFEGV, from the coding sequence ATGATCAATTTTCCAATCGCTAAAATCAACATCGGCTTAAATATCACCGCCCGTCGCCCGGATGGTTACCACAATTTAGAAACCGTTTTTTACCCCGTTAAAATTAACGATGTGCTCGAGGTAATTCAAAGCGACGAACTGAGCTTCCAGGCATCCGGACTCGGCATTCCGGGCCGCGTAGAAGATAACCTCTGCATCAAGGCCTACCACCTCATCAAGCACGATCACCATTTGCCACCAATAAGTATCCACCTTCACAAGCACATCCCCATAGGAGCGGGCCTTGGAGGCGGATCCGCCGATGCCGGGTATTTTATCAAACTCATTAACCAAACGTTTAACCTCGGCCTTTCTGCCGATGCCATGATGGATTATGCCCGCCTGCTGGGTGCCGACTGTGCCTTCTTTATCCAAAGCACCCCGGTTTTCGCCTTCGGCAAAGGCGATCAGTTTGAGCCCGTAACCCTCAACCTGTCCAACTATTACATCGCCCTGGTGATGCCCCCCACACACGTATCAACCGCCGAAGCCTACCGTGGCGTAAAACCCACGCCGGTAAAGCAATCGCTCAAACAACTGGTTGAGCTGCCCCTGGCCGAGTGGCGCAACCACATCAAAAACGATTTTGAAGAATCCATTTTTACAAACCATCCCGAAATACGCGGCGTAAAAGCCGCCCTGTACCAGTCCGGCGCCCTGTACGCCAGCATGAGCGGCAGCGGAGCATCCGTGTTCGGTATTTTTGAAAAGAAACCCGATCTGGATTTTTTAAAGGAAGACAACCAGGTGTTTGAAGGTGTTTAG